Proteins from a genomic interval of Microbacterium esteraromaticum:
- a CDS encoding phosphonatase-like hydrolase, which yields MTAIELVVLDMAGTTVRDDGVVERAFQRAAERTGVADRMPWEQALQYVRDTMGQSKIEVFTHLAGGDRVAAERATAAFEAAYDEIIAEHGAEEIPGARAAIERLRNDGVQVALTTGFAPVTRDALLEALGWRDLVDVALSPVDAGRGRPHPDLVLAALLRTGASSVQAVAVVGDTASDVLTGRRAGAGFVAGVLTGAHDEAALLGAQPDAVLRSVADLRPVLAERGLLAAAPLASESASAAR from the coding sequence ATGACCGCTATCGAACTCGTCGTGCTCGACATGGCCGGAACCACGGTGCGCGATGACGGCGTGGTGGAGCGCGCCTTCCAGCGCGCCGCCGAACGCACCGGCGTCGCCGACCGCATGCCGTGGGAACAGGCACTGCAGTACGTGCGCGACACGATGGGGCAGTCCAAGATCGAGGTGTTCACGCACCTGGCCGGGGGCGACCGCGTGGCGGCCGAGCGTGCGACGGCGGCGTTCGAGGCCGCATACGACGAGATCATCGCCGAACACGGCGCGGAGGAGATCCCGGGAGCGCGCGCAGCGATCGAACGGTTGCGGAACGACGGCGTGCAGGTCGCGCTGACCACCGGGTTCGCGCCGGTCACGCGCGATGCACTGCTCGAGGCGCTGGGGTGGCGCGACCTGGTCGATGTCGCCCTGTCGCCGGTGGATGCCGGTCGCGGGCGTCCGCATCCGGATCTGGTGCTGGCCGCGCTGCTGCGCACCGGGGCATCATCGGTGCAGGCGGTCGCGGTCGTCGGTGACACGGCCAGCGACGTCCTGACCGGACGTCGGGCGGGGGCCGGTTTCGTCGCCGGTGTGCTCACCGGTGCCCACGATGAGGCAGCGCTCCTCGGGGCGCAGCCCGATGCGGTGTTGCGCAGCGTGGCGGACCTGCGCCCGGTGCTCGCCGAGCGGGGCTTGCTGGCGGCAGCGCCGCTGGCGTCGGAATCCGCCTCTGCTGCGCGCTGA
- a CDS encoding TIGR03364 family FAD-dependent oxidoreductase — MNATQADVVIVGSGVLGLGAAYAAVRRGHRVIVIDRTEGPVGATVRNFGHICIGAQIGQARQYGEVSRDIWLRLGHDAGFRVRESGTLIAARHDDEQALLASAAREGGMRLLTADELREQAPVRPEGVIGGAIVDGDLQVNPREAPAAIIRHLAAAGVEFLFRTAVTSIAAGRVQTSRGAIDADRIVVAVNHDLDQLLPELAERAGVQRCALDMMRVAVDLPTPLAAPLLTGWSLVRYGRFAALPEADVLRARLHTERPDLAALDLNQMYTQLPDGSLIVGDTHAKAVQPAPFQPEAAFSALLEEARGVLAVDDIRVLERWQGVYASGPDEFLIETPADGVLVLAATTGIGMTCGLGLAETALFPHLQEAHQ; from the coding sequence ATGAACGCGACACAGGCCGACGTGGTGATCGTCGGATCGGGAGTCCTCGGTCTCGGTGCCGCGTACGCCGCCGTGCGACGCGGCCACCGTGTGATCGTGATCGACCGCACAGAAGGGCCGGTCGGTGCCACCGTGCGCAACTTCGGGCACATCTGCATCGGAGCGCAGATCGGCCAGGCGCGGCAGTACGGCGAAGTCAGCCGCGACATCTGGCTGCGTCTCGGGCATGACGCCGGGTTCCGGGTGCGCGAGTCGGGCACCCTCATCGCCGCCCGACACGACGACGAGCAGGCGCTGCTGGCATCGGCGGCACGTGAGGGCGGCATGCGCCTGCTGACGGCGGACGAGCTCCGTGAGCAGGCACCTGTGCGACCCGAGGGTGTGATCGGCGGCGCGATCGTCGACGGTGACCTGCAGGTGAACCCGCGCGAAGCGCCCGCCGCGATCATCCGTCATCTCGCAGCCGCCGGTGTCGAGTTCCTCTTCCGCACCGCGGTGACGTCCATCGCTGCCGGTCGGGTGCAGACCTCGCGGGGGGCGATCGACGCCGATCGCATCGTGGTGGCGGTCAACCACGACCTCGATCAGCTGCTGCCCGAGCTCGCCGAGCGTGCGGGCGTGCAGCGGTGCGCCCTCGACATGATGCGCGTGGCGGTCGACCTGCCCACGCCACTGGCGGCGCCGCTGCTGACCGGCTGGTCGCTCGTACGTTACGGACGCTTCGCAGCACTGCCCGAGGCCGACGTGCTGCGCGCGCGGCTGCACACCGAGCGGCCCGACCTGGCGGCGCTCGATCTGAACCAGATGTACACCCAGCTCCCGGACGGTTCGCTCATCGTCGGAGACACCCATGCCAAGGCGGTGCAACCCGCGCCGTTCCAGCCCGAGGCGGCCTTCTCAGCACTGCTCGAGGAGGCACGGGGGGTCTTGGCCGTCGACGACATCCGCGTGTTGGAGCGCTGGCAGGGCGTGTACGCCTCGGGGCCGGACGAGTTCCTCATCGAGACCCCCGCCGATGGTGTGCTCGTGCTCGCCGCGACCACCGGCATCGGTATGACCTGCGGGCTCGGCCTCGCCGAGACCGCCCTCTTCCCCCATCTTCAGGAGGCCCACCAATGA
- a CDS encoding PhnE/PtxC family ABC transporter permease: protein MTLLAPSPAAPGSAADELIARAPRRRLSPERISAGLTLVVIAGLAVGALIDLNITFAGVADSMTNAQNFFARVGGLRFPEPAELLHLTVLTVGLVLTGTLLAAALSVPIAYLAAANTSPSAGARAIARFIGVFTRALPDVVLAMVFVLMFSLGTLPGILAIGIHSIGMISKMFADAIEQIDEGPRLAIRAGGGTRLQEFTAGILPQVLPSWVATVLHRNDINLRGSVVLGYVGVAGLGLEMSYAFKSLNYGLGLGIALVIFLLCVVMEIISSAVRVAMLGEKDAGRGVFIRLFRRRAAARPAAAHSRGFASIDDAARRPWTAIRVRNTIAAWIAVAVVVGSIIVSDIVWSDFATFWSKVPAVLASFWPPNFGSYGFETIAAAMLDTIRIALAATLITFVLSLIVGSLAARNVAPGPATRGGFRLLLVIIRGVPELILAIVLIIITGLGPQAGTIALAIGGIGLLGKLIADSFEEVDRGPERALMAAGATRLQVYAGATVPQGARALIGHTFYMLDTNVRAATLLGIVGGGGVGYYLLNAGQGSNYQLVGSIVIMILVTVLAVEGLAMWMRKVFR, encoded by the coding sequence ATGACCCTGCTCGCACCGTCGCCCGCCGCCCCCGGTTCTGCGGCGGATGAGCTGATCGCTCGCGCCCCGCGCCGACGGCTCAGCCCGGAACGGATCAGCGCGGGGCTGACCCTCGTGGTCATCGCGGGACTCGCGGTGGGTGCGCTGATCGACCTGAACATCACCTTCGCGGGCGTCGCCGACAGCATGACGAACGCGCAGAACTTCTTCGCCCGCGTCGGGGGGCTGCGCTTTCCCGAGCCGGCCGAGCTGCTGCACCTGACAGTGCTGACGGTGGGTCTCGTGCTCACCGGCACTCTGCTCGCCGCAGCGTTGTCCGTGCCGATCGCCTACTTGGCTGCGGCGAACACGAGCCCCAGTGCCGGCGCACGCGCCATCGCCCGGTTCATCGGTGTGTTCACCCGGGCGCTGCCCGACGTCGTGCTCGCGATGGTGTTCGTGCTGATGTTCTCGCTCGGCACGCTCCCGGGCATCCTCGCCATCGGCATCCACTCGATCGGCATGATCTCGAAGATGTTCGCCGACGCGATCGAGCAGATCGACGAAGGGCCCCGCCTGGCGATCCGCGCCGGCGGCGGCACCCGCCTGCAGGAGTTCACCGCGGGCATCCTGCCTCAGGTGCTGCCGAGCTGGGTCGCCACCGTGCTGCATCGAAACGACATCAACCTCCGAGGCTCGGTGGTGCTCGGCTATGTCGGTGTGGCCGGACTCGGGCTGGAGATGTCGTACGCCTTCAAATCGCTGAACTACGGCCTGGGTCTTGGCATCGCCCTCGTGATCTTCCTGCTGTGCGTCGTGATGGAGATCATCTCCAGCGCGGTGCGCGTCGCCATGCTCGGCGAGAAGGACGCCGGCCGAGGCGTGTTCATCCGTCTGTTCCGACGCAGGGCAGCTGCGCGCCCTGCCGCGGCTCACAGCCGGGGATTCGCGAGCATTGATGATGCCGCGCGCCGCCCGTGGACGGCCATCCGCGTGCGCAACACCATCGCCGCATGGATCGCCGTGGCGGTCGTGGTGGGATCGATCATCGTCAGCGACATCGTCTGGAGCGACTTCGCGACCTTCTGGAGCAAGGTGCCGGCGGTGCTCGCGTCGTTCTGGCCCCCGAACTTCGGCAGCTACGGGTTCGAGACCATCGCCGCGGCCATGCTCGACACGATCCGCATCGCGTTGGCGGCGACTCTCATCACCTTCGTGCTCTCGCTGATCGTCGGCTCGCTGGCCGCACGCAACGTCGCCCCCGGGCCCGCCACGCGGGGCGGATTCCGACTGCTGCTGGTGATCATCCGCGGGGTTCCCGAACTGATCCTCGCGATCGTGCTGATCATCATCACCGGACTCGGACCGCAGGCGGGAACCATCGCGCTCGCGATCGGGGGCATCGGGTTGCTCGGCAAGCTCATCGCGGACTCCTTCGAAGAGGTCGATCGCGGTCCGGAACGCGCGCTCATGGCCGCCGGTGCCACCCGATTGCAGGTGTATGCCGGGGCGACCGTGCCGCAGGGGGCGCGGGCGCTGATCGGCCACACGTTCTACATGCTCGACACGAACGTGCGCGCGGCCACCCTGCTCGGCATCGTCGGCGGCGGCGGTGTGGGCTACTACCTGCTCAATGCCGGGCAGGGGTCGAACTACCAGCTCGTCGGCAGCATCGTGATCATGATCCTGGTCACCGTGCTCGCCGTGGAGGGGCTGGCGATGTGGATGAGGAAGGTGTTCCGATGA
- the phnC gene encoding phosphonate ABC transporter ATP-binding protein: MNTNTEPVIRIEALTKHFGATRALTDVDLTVARGEIVVLLGLSGSGKSTLLRHIDALELPTAGAVGVLGENVPALRGRRLRQLRSRVGFIFQQFELVGSLTVLENVLTGALSALRGPRLGLWSYSRADRLRALGHLDRVGLLDRAYQRADTLSGGQQQRVAIARALMQNPEVLLADEPVASLDPESSSQVMSLIRQIAADEGLTVVCSLHQVDLAIDWADRIVGLRHGEVVLDTATSGLDKAQVMEIYGRVATTTAEMRMLEDELRVAEPVA; the protein is encoded by the coding sequence ATGAACACGAACACAGAGCCGGTCATCCGCATCGAGGCGCTCACGAAGCACTTCGGCGCGACCCGGGCGCTCACCGATGTCGACCTCACTGTCGCGCGCGGCGAGATCGTCGTCCTGCTCGGCCTCTCGGGATCGGGCAAGTCCACCCTGCTGCGGCACATCGATGCGCTGGAACTGCCCACCGCCGGCGCGGTCGGCGTGCTCGGCGAGAACGTACCCGCGCTGCGCGGCCGCCGGCTGCGCCAACTGCGCAGCCGGGTCGGGTTCATCTTTCAGCAGTTCGAGCTGGTTGGATCGCTCACCGTGCTCGAGAACGTGCTGACCGGGGCGCTCTCGGCGCTGCGCGGTCCCCGGCTGGGGCTGTGGTCGTACTCGCGCGCCGACCGGCTGCGTGCGCTCGGGCACCTCGACCGCGTCGGACTGCTCGACCGCGCCTATCAGCGTGCCGACACCCTGTCGGGCGGTCAGCAGCAACGCGTCGCCATCGCCCGCGCCCTCATGCAGAACCCCGAGGTGCTGCTCGCCGACGAACCGGTCGCCTCGCTCGACCCCGAGTCGAGCTCGCAGGTGATGTCGCTGATCCGCCAGATCGCCGCCGACGAGGGGCTCACCGTGGTCTGCAGCCTGCATCAGGTGGATCTCGCCATCGACTGGGCCGATCGTATTGTCGGGCTCAGGCACGGCGAGGTGGTGCTCGATACCGCGACCTCGGGCCTCGACAAGGCCCAGGTGATGGAGATCTACGGCCGCGTGGCCACCACCACCGCTGAGATGCGGATGCTGGAGGACGAGCTGCGCGTCGCGGAGCCGGTGGCATGA